Part of the Candidatus Binataceae bacterium genome, GCTTCCGCGCGCTCGCCGATCAAATGGATTCCTCGCGTGTGCTCGTCGTATGCGCCGATTCGCCGCACGCGCTCGACTCGACCAAGGACACGCGCGCAAAGCGAATCACCTACGGACTCAGTTCCGGTGAGTATCGCGCAACGAACATCCGCAGCGGCGAAGGCGGTGCGCACTTCGATATCGAACGCGAAAGCCAGCGTATTGCGCGGAACGTCCCCCTACCGATCGGCGGCAAGATGAACGTTGCCAACGCGCTCGGCGCGTTCGCGCTTCTGATGGCCAGCGGACTCGAGCCGGTTGAAATCGCCAAAGGCCTCGCGGCGTTCGGCGGCGTTGTGCGCAGGCAGGAAGTGATCGGCGAGGCGGCGGGCATCACGGTGATCGACGACTTTGCGCATCATCCGACGGCGATCGGTGCAACTCTCGACGCGATCGCCGACCGCTTCGGCACCCGCAGAATCATCGCCGCATTCGAACCGCGCTCCAATTCCGCCCGCCGCAACGTTTTTCAAAGCGGCTTCGCAGGCGCATTCGATCGCGCCGCGAGAGTCTACCTGGGCCCCGTCTATTTCAAGGAAAACGATCCGATCCCGTTGAGCGACCGCCTCGACACAAAGGTGCTCGCCTCCGAAATCACAAAACGCGGCCCCATAACTGAGGCGTGCACTTCAAACGAAGAAATCCTCGAACACCTGCTCCGCGACGCCAAAAAAGGCGACATCGCAATCTTCATGTCCAACGGCCCCTTCGACCGGCTGAAAGATCGCTTCCTCGAAGTGCTGAAGCTCCGCATCAACTGATTCGCAGTCTGGAAATAGCCTCTCCCGGGACTGACGCCTTTGGCGGCACTCCCGGTTTGCGGCTTCCGCCTGCGGCGTCAGCCGCGGGACAGGCTACCGAGAGTCTTTCGCGGCTAGCGCGGAATGACGGGCAGCACGAGGTGCGATGGATGCTGTCCGTTGTGCAGGATCGTCTGCTTTGCCGTTTTCAGCTCGCGATCGGTGCCGGGGTCGTTGCCCGTGTTCGCGTTGCGATCGAAGCGCGGGAAGTTGCTCGACGACACCTCGATACGCAGGCGATGCCCGGCTTTGAAGACGTGACTCGTTGCCCACATGTCGATTGAGTACTCATACGCGCGGCCCGGCGTGATCGGCGTCGGCGCCGTACTCGATTCGCGAAAGCGCGCACGCACGATGCCCTCCGCGATATTGTGCGCGTAGCCGTCAGGCCGCACATCGACGAGCTTGCTCGTGAAGTCGGTGTCCGGCGCCGACGACGCCGCATGCAGCTTCATCGCGATCGGTCCCGTTACCTCGAGATCGCGCGGCAGCGGCTCGCTCGTGTAAACGAGCACGTCGCGTCGCTTTTCAAGTTCCGCTTGATCATAAACGCCCGGTGCGAGGCCGAGCGCGGTGCCGCCGCGCGTCGGCACAGGATCGTTCGGATCGTAAACGAACTCGTCAGCCGGCTCTTCGCCCGCCGCCGCGAATGACAGCGCGCCGTCGCCGCCGAGCGTGTTCGCCTGGCCGCGGCTGTGCAGGAAGACCTTGGTATAAACGGTGCGCGCCAGCGGCCATTCGCGCTCGTCGCGCCATCGATTCTCGCCCATCACGAAGAGCCTGACCGGAGGCTCGTCGAGCAACTCGCGCTCGGTGCCATCGAGCCAATGCCGCAGCCATCGCTCCTGCATCGCGAGCAGCTCGACCTTCGCGTCGTCCCCGAAATCGATATCGCCGGTGCCGCGCGAGGTCGGCACCGAGTAGGGCAGCAGATGCGCCCACGGGCCCATCACGAGGCGCTGGCCGCGGCGCGCATTTTCATTCTGCGCGTGGTCGCGCATGCGCGTGTACATCGTGAGCGTGTCGTACTGGAACGCATCGTACCACGATCCGGTGTGCATCATCGGCACGGTGATATTGCGCGCGAGCGGGCGCATGTCGGTCTCGGCCCAGTAGCTGCCTTCCTTGGAGTTTGCGATGAAGTCGGCGAGATACGGCGCGCCCGCCTTGAACCGCTCGCCCCAATCACTCAGCGGCAGATGCTTGTAGGCTTCGATGCTGAACTGGGAGAGCGGCATCGCGGGATTCTTGAGATAACTGTCGAGGCGTGCGCGCTCGGCGTCGAGAATTCCTTTGCGCTCGAGAACGTTGCGCGCCATGAAGTTCGTGTACGCGAGAATCCATCCGAGCTCGAACACGCCGTGCCGATAGATACAGTTTTCGAAGTAGGTAACCGGCCCCGACACGGGACACATCGCAACGAGATGAGGCGGCGCGAGCGTCGCGGCGAAATACTGCACAAGCCCGAGATACGATTGGCCGACGGTTGCGACGCGGCCATTTGAGAACGGCAGCGCGGCGGCCCATTCGATCGCATTGTAGCCATCGCGGGCTTCATCGACGAACGGCCGGAACTCGCCCTCCGACGCGAAGCGTCCGCGCGTATCCTGCACAACCATCGCGTAGCCGCGCGGCGGAAAGAAATCCTTCTCGTTGAGCGCCATCGCTTGGCTCTTGTCGTAGGGCGTGCGCACCACGAGCACCGGAAATTTCCCGGGCGCATCGGGCCGGTAGATATCGGTGCTGAGCGCGACGCCATCGCGCGCCCGCATCGAAATGTTTTTCTCGACGATGACTTTGTATCTGGGCTGACTTTCCGCGTTGGACATAAAGAATGCTCCCAAATGCCGCGTCAGTTGAGTTCTACTTCAGAATAACCTCTCCCGCCTTGCGGTTATTCATCGATCAGCGCTCCTTCGTTCTTCCCTATTAGCGCGATCGCGGCGAAATACCAGCCTCGCCGGCGCGTTTGTAGATAACCCTCGCTCTCGGATAGCTTGAGCGATCGGGTACAAACGTTTAGCCGCACAGGTGACTTTTCCCCAACGGAGAGAAGTCGTTTGGCGGGATCTCAAGCGGGGAGAGACCGCGATGGATAAAAATCTCGCGCTCGATATCTACAAGAAAGTCATCCTGAGCCGCAGGCTCGAGGAGCGGATCGCCGAGCTTATCAAGGCCGGCCAGGTCGGCGGCTTCATGCATCCCGGCGTCGGCCAGGAGGCGCTCCAGTGCGCTGCGATCGCGGCGCTGCGCAAGGACGACTACATGCTCTATGCGCATCGCGGCGTTGCCTACTGGGTAGCGCGCGGTATCCCGCTGGAGAAAGTTCTCTGCGACCTCGCGTGCAAGGAGGGCGGCACCAATCGCGGCAAGGGCGGCGTGATGCGCGTCGTTTATCCGCAGCTCGGCGTGCTCGGCGAAAGCGGCACGCTCGGCGGATGCTTTCCGATCGCGACCGGTGCGGGGCTATCGATCAAGGTCAAAGGCGAGGACAAAGTTGTTCTGTGCTTCTTTGGCGACGGCACCAGCAATCGCGGCACCTTCCACGAGAGCGCCAACTTCTGCGCCGTGCGTAAACTGCCGGTCATCTTCCTGTGCGAGAATAACGGCTGGGCGGTCTCGATGCCGACCGAGCGCTCGACCGCGGTGAAAGATATCGCCGAGCGCGCCAAGGGCTATGCGATGCCGGGCAAGGTGATCGACGGCAACGATGTTGACCAGGTTTACGACGCCGTGAGCGAGGCGATCGCGCGCGCCCGCAAGGGCGAAGGGCCGTCGCTCATCGAGGCGAAGACCTATCGGCTGTGGGGACATTGGATCGGTGATCCCGAATCGTATCGCTCGCGCGAGGAAGTCGAAAAACATTGGCGCC contains:
- a CDS encoding Mur ligase family protein gives rise to the protein MPASSSSAERLARVPATVKHVHLIGVGGTAMAALAGMLTESGFRVTGSDNQLYEPTASLLKSSRVEVITGFRPANLDTNPDLVVVGNVIPRSNEEAVALLATAIPYLSMPEALWHFFLRHKRVLMVAGTHGKTTTTSMIARILEIAGRDPSMMVGGLAKDFGSNYRMGAGGDFVIEGDEYDTAFFDKGPKFLHYHPFGAIVTAVEFDHADIYRDLDHVKSSFRALADQMDSSRVLVVCADSPHALDSTKDTRAKRITYGLSSGEYRATNIRSGEGGAHFDIERESQRIARNVPLPIGGKMNVANALGAFALLMASGLEPVEIAKGLAAFGGVVRRQEVIGEAAGITVIDDFAHHPTAIGATLDAIADRFGTRRIIAAFEPRSNSARRNVFQSGFAGAFDRAARVYLGPVYFKENDPIPLSDRLDTKVLASEITKRGPITEACTSNEEILEHLLRDAKKGDIAIFMSNGPFDRLKDRFLEVLKLRIN
- a CDS encoding CocE/NonD family hydrolase translates to MSNAESQPRYKVIVEKNISMRARDGVALSTDIYRPDAPGKFPVLVVRTPYDKSQAMALNEKDFFPPRGYAMVVQDTRGRFASEGEFRPFVDEARDGYNAIEWAAALPFSNGRVATVGQSYLGLVQYFAATLAPPHLVAMCPVSGPVTYFENCIYRHGVFELGWILAYTNFMARNVLERKGILDAERARLDSYLKNPAMPLSQFSIEAYKHLPLSDWGERFKAGAPYLADFIANSKEGSYWAETDMRPLARNITVPMMHTGSWYDAFQYDTLTMYTRMRDHAQNENARRGQRLVMGPWAHLLPYSVPTSRGTGDIDFGDDAKVELLAMQERWLRHWLDGTERELLDEPPVRLFVMGENRWRDEREWPLARTVYTKVFLHSRGQANTLGGDGALSFAAAGEEPADEFVYDPNDPVPTRGGTALGLAPGVYDQAELEKRRDVLVYTSEPLPRDLEVTGPIAMKLHAASSAPDTDFTSKLVDVRPDGYAHNIAEGIVRARFRESSTAPTPITPGRAYEYSIDMWATSHVFKAGHRLRIEVSSSNFPRFDRNANTGNDPGTDRELKTAKQTILHNGQHPSHLVLPVIPR
- a CDS encoding thiamine pyrophosphate-dependent dehydrogenase E1 component subunit alpha: MDKNLALDIYKKVILSRRLEERIAELIKAGQVGGFMHPGVGQEALQCAAIAALRKDDYMLYAHRGVAYWVARGIPLEKVLCDLACKEGGTNRGKGGVMRVVYPQLGVLGESGTLGGCFPIATGAGLSIKVKGEDKVVLCFFGDGTSNRGTFHESANFCAVRKLPVIFLCENNGWAVSMPTERSTAVKDIAERAKGYAMPGKVIDGNDVDQVYDAVSEAIARARKGEGPSLIEAKTYRLWGHWIGDPESYRSREEVEKHWRRDPISMLEHKLMEQKILTEALKQQAEADAKTQIDRAVEFMQKQPFPKPETALEDLYA